One genomic window of Spirochaetota bacterium includes the following:
- a CDS encoding chemotaxis protein CheW yields MNNELLNIAAKTAESVIDEADSLDILQLVSFKLDEIEYGIDILSVHEILRIPEITRLPNTPEYIKGVINLRGNVIPVVDIRLRFGMQQVTLTELSRIIVVEIGEKLVGLLVDNVHQVIRLSRSRIDEPHDLIEGISTEFISGIGRLQDRLIVILRLDNILFSDEQ; encoded by the coding sequence ATGAATAATGAATTATTGAACATTGCAGCAAAAACCGCAGAATCTGTAATAGATGAGGCTGATTCCCTTGATATACTTCAACTGGTAAGTTTTAAGCTTGATGAAATTGAATACGGTATTGATATATTATCAGTGCATGAAATACTGCGTATACCGGAAATTACGCGTCTTCCCAATACACCTGAATATATTAAAGGCGTTATTAATCTGCGTGGTAATGTTATTCCTGTGGTTGATATACGCTTACGGTTTGGTATGCAACAGGTTACATTAACTGAACTAAGCAGGATTATTGTTGTGGAGATTGGCGAAAAATTAGTAGGTCTTTTAGTAGATAACGTACATCAGGTAATACGATTGTCACGCTCAAGAATTGATGAGCCTCATGATCTGATTGAAGGCATTTCAACAGAATTTATAAGTGGTATTGGCCGATTGCAGGATAGGCTTATTGTGATCCTTCGACTTGATAATATTCTTTTCAGCGATGAGCAATGA